A single genomic interval of Cyprinus carpio isolate SPL01 chromosome B24, ASM1834038v1, whole genome shotgun sequence harbors:
- the LOC109048624 gene encoding elongation of very long chain fatty acids protein 2-like encodes MLTITYLLTIYLGTKYMRNRPAYSLKNVLLLYNFSITMLSLYMLVELISSVWSAGYRLQCQGLQEAGEADIRVAKVLWWYYFSKLIEFLDTIFIVLRKKNNQISFLHVYHHASMFNIWWCVLNWIPCGQSFFGPMLNSFIHVLMYSYYGLSTIPSMHKYLWWKRYLTQAQLVQFLLTITHTVSAWVVPCGFPLGCLKFQTFYMCTLVVLFVNFYVQTYKKRKLEGDRIAKVGDLKNSHSNGLSSSLNGANSKQKLQ; translated from the exons ATGCTCACCATCACCTACCTCCTAACAATCTACCTGGGAACAAAATATATGAGAAACAGACCAGCATActcactgaaaaatgttttactgctgTACAACTTTTCTATAACTATGTTGTCTTTATACATGCTGGTTGAG TTGATATCATCAGTTTGGTCTGCCGGTTATCGTCTTCAATGTCAGGGACTGCAAGAAGCTGGTGAAGCAGATATCAGG GTAGCAAAAGTACTGTGGTGGTACTATTTCTCCAAGCTGATTGAATTCCTGGACACCATCTTCATTGTGCTGAGGAAGAAAAACAACCAGATCAGTTTCCTGCATGTGTATCATCATGCCTCTATGTTTAACATCTGGTGGTGTGTCCTCAACTGGATACCCTGTGGACAGA GTTTCTTTGGGCCAATGCTCAACAGTTTCATCCATGTCCTCATGTATTCTTACTATGGTTTGTCAACAATTCCATCCATGCACAAATATCTGTGGTGGAAACGCTACCTCACGCAGGCTCAGCTG GTTCAGTTTTTATTGACAATTACACACACAGTAAGCGCATGGGTCGTTCCTTGTGGCTTCCCCCTGGGTTGTTTGAAATTTCAAACCTTCTACATGTGCACACTTGTCGTCCTGTTTGTCAACTTCTACGTGCAG ACATACAAAAAGAGGAAGCTGGAGGGTGACAGAATTGCTAAGGTTGGAGATCTTAAAAACAGTCATTCTAATGGCCTTTCTTCCTCTCTCAACGGAGCTAACTCCAAACAGAAGCTGCAGTGA